One window of the Populus nigra chromosome 4, ddPopNigr1.1, whole genome shotgun sequence genome contains the following:
- the LOC133692856 gene encoding kinesin-like protein KIN-12B, producing the protein MKHFMLPRNPILREAAAHNEQSPIPSSHKTKPSPSPSRRTKSSKENAPPPDPNSITSDLKPLPSPASAKLKSPLPPRPPSSNPLKRKLSMETSPENSLSDSGVKVIVRMRPLKKDDEEEGETIVQKMSNNSLAINGQTFTFDSVADTGATQLDMFQLVGAPLVENCLAGFNSSVFAYGQTGSGKTFTMWGPANALSSENLSGDQQGLTPRVFQRLFDRINEEQIKHTDKQLKYQCRCSFLEIYNEQITDLLDPGQRNLQIREDMQTGVYVENLREEYVFTMKDVTQLLIKGLSNRRTGATSINAESSRSHSVFTCVVESRCKSMADGMSSLKTSRINLVDLAGSERQKLTGTAGERLKEAGNINRSLSQLGNLINILAEISQTGKQRHIPYRDSRLTFLLQESLGGNAKLAMVCAISPAQSCKSETFSTLRFAQRAKAIKNKAIVNEEVEDDVNHLREVIRQLRDELHRVKANSNNPTGWDPRKSLNILKSLIHPRPLLPQVDEDGDEMMEIDEEAVEKLCIQVGLGPAGSADENYVDEGRSIIKQGTEDTDVDMEEAISEQAENHEILILSCAKPARNTSESCEEPVEEKRFLSSSAKKLITEESPKEMVVFGSSCTTSGSENGNSTGISATGETNGSQNETVNCVSPSSLSIVPSEVSPVLKSPTPSVSPRISSSRKSLRTSSTLTASQKDSKDESKPGPENIRISFAKSNSSAALTAQTSKSCLAPTEHLAASLHRGLEIIDSHRKSSVFRQLSFRFACKPAESNPIPLVDVGVQTFPQDDELSERVFLCANCKTKTQLEVKDVDDSSNLQLVPIVGSESIDKPKTLVPKAVEKVLAGAIRREMALEEFCAKQAYEITQLNRLVQQYKHERECNSIIGQTREDKILRLESLMDGVLSTKDFMEEELAALMHEHKLLKEKYENHPEVSKINIELKRVQDELEHYRNFCDLGEREVLLEEIQDLRSQLQYYTDSSSPSALKRNSLLKLTYSCEPSLAPLLNTIQESSEESPEEKLEMERTRWMDAESKWISLAEELRAELDASRALAEKLKQELGTEKRCAEELKEAMQMAMEGHARMLEQYADLEEKHIQLLARHRRIQEGIDDVKKAASKAGVRGAESKFINALAAEISALKAEREKERRYFRDESRGLQAQLRDTAEAVQAAGELLTRLKEAEEAAVVAERRAMEAEKEAVKANKHINKLKRKHEDEISSLKELVAESRLPKEARRPAHNDCDMPKYDAGEPLSEGDERWREEFEPFYNVEDGEGELSKLAEPSAWFSGYDRCNI; encoded by the exons ATGAAGCACTTTATGCTACCAAGAAACCCGATCTTGAGAGAAGCAGCAGCGCATAATGAGCAGTCCCCAATCCCTAGCTCTCACAAGACGAAACCCTCGCCGTCGCCGTCGCGGAGGACCAAATCGTCTAAAGAGAACGCTCCGCCTCCAGATCCAAACTCTATTACTTCCGATCTAAAGCCTTTGCCGTCCCCTGCCTCCGCTAAGTTGAAGAGTCCCTTGCCTCCTCGGCCTCCGTCTTCAAATCCTCTCAAGCGCAAGCTCAGCATGGAGACCTCGCCGGAGAACTCGCTCTCCGATTCTGGCGTCAAG GTAATAGTGCGAATGCGGCCATTGAAAAAGGATGACGAGGAGGAAGGAGAGACGATAGTTCAGAAAATGTCTAATAATTCGTTGGCAATCAATGGACAGACCTTCACTTTTGACTCAGTAGCAGATACAGGGGCCACTCAG CTAGACATGTTCCAACTTGTAGGAGCCCCTCTTGTGGAGAATTGTCTTGCTGGGTTTAACAGTTCTGTATTTGCCTATGGACAG ACAGGGAGTGGAAAGACATTCACAATGTGGGGCCCAGCCAATGCTTTATCAAGTGAAAATTTATCAGGTGATCAACAAGGTTTGACCCCCCGAGTCTTTCAGCGACTTTTTGATCGTATAAATGAG GAGCAAATTAAACATACTGACAAACAACTTAAGTATCAGTGTCGCTGCTCTTTTCTCGAG atcTATAATGAACAAATAACAGATTTGCTGGATCCAGGTCAAAGAAACCTTCAG ATAAGAGAAGACATGCAAACTGGTGTTTATGTTGAAAATCTCAGAGAGGAGTACGTATTTACAATGAAAGATGTGACTCAACTCCTGATAAAG GGACTATCCAACAGGAGGACTGGCGCAACCAGCATAAATGCAGAGAGTTCCCGTTCACATAGTGTTTTCACCTGTGTTGTTGAATCTCGATGCAAG AGCATGGCAGATGGAATGAGCAGCTTGAAAACAAGCAGAATAAATCTTGTTGATCTAGCTGGATCAGAGAGACAGAAGTTAACTGGCACTGCAGGGGAACGGTTGAAGGAAGCAGGGAATATTAACCGATCTCTGTCACAACTCGG GAACTTGATAAACATTCTTGCTGAGATTTCTCAAACAGGAAAGCAAAGGCATATACCTTACCGAGACTCCAGGTTGACGTTTTTATTACAGGAATCACTTGGTGGCAATGCCAAACTAGCAATGGTGTGTGCTATTTCTCCAGCACAAAG TTGTAAGAGTGAAACTTTCAGTACATTGCGATTTGCACAGCGTGCTAAGGCAATCAAGAATAAGGCCATTGTTAATGAAGAGGTGGAGGATGATGTGAATCACTTGCGAGAAGTAATACGGCAGCTAAGG GATGAATTGCACCGAGTGAAGGCAAATAGCAACAATCCAACAGGTTGGGATCCCCGTAAAAGTTTGAATATACTGAAAAGCCTTATCCATCCGCGTCCTCTATTACCTCAAGTAGATgaagatggtgatgagatgATGGAAATTGATGAGGAAGCTGTTGAAAAGCTCTGCATTCAAGTAGGCCTGGGACCAGCAGGCTCTGCAGATGAGAATTATGTTGATGAAGGTAGATCTATCATCAAACAAGGGACTGAGGATACAGATGTTGACATGGAAGAAGCAATATCTGAACAAGCTGAGAATCATGAAATTCTGATTTTGAGTTGTGCTAAACCTGCTAGAAACACTTCAG AATCCTGTGAGGAGCCAGTTGAGGAGAAAAGGTTTCTTAGTTCCTCTGCCAAAAAATTGATAACAGAAGAATCACCAAAAGAAATGGTGGTGTTTGGGTCCTCATGCACTACTTCTGGTTCTGAAAATGGAAATTCCACTGGCATTTCTGCCACAGGTGAAACCAATGGTTCTCAAAATGAGACAGTGAATTGCGTGTCTCCTTCTAGCCTCAGTATAGTTCCTTCTGAAGTTTCTCCTGTTCTTAAATCTCCAACTCCAAGTGTTTCGCCTAGAATCAGCAGCAGCAGGAAAAGTTTGCGGACTTCATCAACGTTAACTGCTTCCCAGAAAGATTCCAAAGATGAAAGCAAGCCAGGACCAGAGAACATACGTATTTCTTTTGCAAAATCCAACTCTTCTGCTGCTCTAACTGCTCAAACCAGTAAGAGTTGTCTTGCACCAACTGAACATTTAGCGGCGAGCCTTCACCGTGGCTTGGAAATTATTGATAGTCATCGCAAGAGTTCTGTATTTAGGCAATTGTCATTCAGGTTTGCCTGTAAACCTGCAGAATCTAACCCAATTCCGCTTGTTGATGTGGGTGTGCAAACTTTTCCTCAAGATGATGAGTTATCAGAAAGAGTATTCTTGTGTGCGAATTGCAAGACCAAAACGCAGCTAGAGGTGAAAGATGTCGATGACAGCTCAAACCTACAGCTAGTACCCATTGTTGGCTCAGAGTCTATTGACAAACCCAAAACGCTAGTTCCTAAA GCAGTGGAGAAGGTTTTGGCAGGAGCAATCAGGAGAGAAATGGCCCTGGAAGAGTTTTGTGCCAAACAAGCTTATGAGATAACACAGCTCAACCGTCTG GTTCAACAATACAAGCATGAGAGGGAATGCAATTCCATAATAGGGCAGACAAGGGAAGACAAAATTCTTCGGCTTGAGAGCCTCATGGATGGTGTTTTATCTACTAAGGATTTCATGGAGGAAGAGTTAGCAGCACTCATGCACGAGCACAAG CTTTTGAAGGAGAAATATGAGAATCATCCCGAAGTTTCAAAGATAAATATTGAGCTGAAAAGAGTACAGGATGAGCTAGAACATTATCGAAACTTCTGTGATTTGGGTGAAAGGGAAGTCTTGTTGGAAGAGATTCAAGATTTAAGAAGCCAGTTACAGTACTATACAGACTCTTCATCCCCATCTGCTCTAAAAAGGAATTCACTGCTGAAATTGACCTACTCGTGTGAGCCCAGTTTGGCTCCCCTTCTTAACACAATCCAGGAATCATCTGAGGAGAGTCCGGAGGAGAAACTTGAAATGGAGAGAACACGCTGGATGGATGCTGAGAGCAAGTGGATTTCTCTTGCTGAAGAATTGAGAGCTGAACTTGATGCTAGCAGGGCGTTAGCTGAAAAATTGAAGCAGGAATTGGGTACAGAGAAGAGATGTGCAGAAGAGCTGAAGGAAGCAATGCAAATGGCCATGGAGGGACATGCACGCATGCTTGAACAGTATGCAGATCTTGAGGAGAAACACATTCAATTGCTTGCAAGGCACAGGCGGATACAGGAAGGAATAGATGATGTCAAGAAAGCAGCTTCTAAAGCTGGAGTTAGGGGCGCCGAATCCAAGTTCATAAATGCTCTTGCTGCTGAAATTTCTGCATTGAAAGctgaaagagaaaaggagaggcGATATTTTAGAGATGAAAGCAGGGGACTTCAGGCTCAACTGAGGGACACTGCTGAAGCTGTACAAGCAGCAGGTGAATTGCTTACGAGATTGAAAGAAGCAGAAGAAGCTGCTGTTGTTGCCGAG AGGCGAGCTATGGAGGCAGAGAAAGAAGCTGTAAAGGCGAATAAACATATTAATAAGTTGAAGAGAAAACATGAAGACGAGATTAGTTCTCTAAAGGAGCTAGTGGCAGAGTCTCGTTTGCCCAAAGAAGCAAGACGACCTGCTCACAATGATTGTGATATGCCAAAGTATGATGCAGGCGAGCCTCTTAGCGAAGGTGATGAACGATGGAGAGAGGAGTTTGAGCCGTTTTATAACGTGGAAGATGGTGAAGGTGAATTGTCAAAACTCGCGGAACCCTCAGCATGGTTCTCTGGTTATGATCGATGCAACATATAG